A stretch of DNA from Micromonospora sp. NBC_01813:
AGAGCTCCGTCTGCTGGATCGACGCCGACCACATCTACGTCGGCACCGACTTCGGCCCCGGGACCCTCACCACCTCCGGCTACCCCCGTACCGTCCGGAAATGGCGTCGCGGCACCGCGCTGGCCGACGCCGAGGTGGTGTTCGCCGGCGAGGCCGACGACGTCTCCGTCGTCGCGGTGCACGACCCGACCCCCGGCTACCAGCGCGACCTGGCGGTACGCCGCACCGAGTTCTTCCGCAACCGCACCTTCCTGCTGCGGCCCGACGGCGAGTGGGAACTCGTCGACGTCCCCGACGACGCCGAGATCGACCTGCACCGACAGTGGATGCTGATCGAGCTGCGCAGCGCCTGGCAGGCCGGCGACGTCACCTATCCCGCCGGGGCGGTGCTGGTCACCCCGCTCGACGAGTTCCTCGCCGGCAAGCGCGACCTGACCACGGTCTTCGAGCCGACCGAGCGCAGCGCCTACAGCTACCACGCCTGGACCCGTAACCACCTGCTGCTGGTCAGCCTCACCGACGTACGCAGCGAGATCACCGTACTGACTCCTGGCGACGACGGCTGGCAGCGGCGGACGCTGCGCGACGCCGGCGGATTCGACCACACCGACGTCGCCGACACCGAGCCCGACCTCGGCGACGAGTTCCTGCTGCACACCGCCGGGTTCACCCGCCCGCCGACCCTGCTGCACGGCAGCGTCGACGGCCCGACGCAGCCGCTCAAGACCGGGCCGGCCTTCTTCGACGCCGACCAGATGACCGTCCGGCAGTTCTTCGCCGTCTCCGCCGACGGCACCGAAGTGCCGTACTTCCTGGTCACCCCGGAGGAGACCGCCGATCCCGGACCGGCCGCCGGGCTGACCCTGATGACCGGGTACGGCGGCTTCGAGATCGCCTGGACGCCGGCCTACAGCGGGGTGATCGGCACCGGCTGGCTGGCCCGGGGCGGCAGCTTCGTGGTGGCCAACATCCGGGGCGGCGGTGAGTACGGCCCGCGCTGGCACGCCGCCGCGCTGCGGGAGAACCGGCCCCGCGCGTACGAGGACTTCGCGGCCGTCGCCACCGATCTGGTCGCCCGCGGTCTGACCACCCCGGAGCAGTTGGGCATCTACGGCGGCAGCAACGGTGGGTTGCTGATGGGCGTGATGCTGACCCGCTACCCCGAACTGTTCGGCGCGGTCGTCGGCCAGGTGCCGCTGCTGGACATGCGCCGCTACCACAAGCTGCTCGCCGGAGCCTCCTGGATGGCCGAGTACGGCGACCCCGACGACCCGGCCGACTGGGCGTTCATCCGCGAGTACTCGCCGTACCAGAACATCGCGCGCGGTCGGGCCTACCCGCCGTCGTTGTTCCTAACCTCGACCCGTGACGACCGGGTGCACCCCGGCCACGCGCGCAAGATGGTCGCCCGACTGCAGGAGTACGGCCACGACGTCACCTACCACGAGAACGTCGAAGGTGGACATTCGGCGGCTGCCGACAACGCCCAGCAGGCGTTCAAGTGGGCGCTGCTGCTGGAGTTCGTCTGGCGCACCCTGACCGACCAGCGCCCACCGCAGGCAAGCTAGCCGCCACGGTGCGGCGACCGTCTACCCACCTGAACGCCGCTGGCCGGCCAGGGCCCGCCCGGCCAGACCCGACCCGCGTTTTCTACATGGCATACGTTAAGGGCGTGTCAATACGTATGCCATGTAGAAAACGCGTTGCGGTTGTGGGTCAGGTCAGCGAATGCGCGGGATGGTGCCTTCCGCCTCGGATGGGCCTTGTCGGCGCAGGGCTGCTGAGGTGACCTGACGTACCGTCCGGTCCGGATGCCTGAGCACATCATCGGCAGTGAACCGCAGGACCAGCCATCCACGATCGCGTAGCGCGTTGAACCTGGCGACATCCTGTTGGTACTGTGCCCGCTCCCGGTGGTGGTCGCCCTCGTACTCAAGGCCGATCCGCCACTGCGGATAGGCGAAGTCGACCCGGGCGACGAGTCGGCCGAGCGAGTCGACCACCTCATACTGGGCGACTGGGCGCGGCAGCCCGGCATCGTGCAACAGCAACCGCAACCTCGTCTCCATCGGCGACTCGGTGAGGGGCTCGGTCAGCGTCAGTACTTCCCGCAACAGCCGAGCCCCCGACCAACCCGGCCGTGCCTCACCCAGCGCGGCCAAGGCCGCCAGCTTGACCACCCGCCGATGCAGCAGCGCGTCGACGGCGATCAGCGCATCCACTCTTGAGCTTTGCCGGCCGAGGTCGAACGCCGTGCGCAGGCCGGTGGTGACCGGCAGGCCGCCGAACCGGGTCAGATCCTCTGCCGGCAGCCGTACCCGCTGCACCAGCATCCGATCGGGCTCACGGCACTTCGACCCAGACGGCACGGCGACGGTGACCGGCGCGGCGCGCGGAAGAAGATCGACACCCCAGAGGTACGCGGCGCTCAGACCGGCGATAGCGCCGCCCGGAGGCAGCCACAGCGCTGCTGCCTCGCACCAGTGCCGGTGATCGGCGTTGTCGGCTACCGCCGCGTGCAGGTAGACGTCCTGGAACATGCGCCGCCAGGTCGGGCCGCTGAGCATCCGCTGAGTCAGCAGGCCGTCGGCGATCGCCTTGCTGCCGCGAAACGGAGCGAACCGAAACTGCGGTGGCACGTGGGCCCGGCGCGACATCCGCCCGATCCTGCCGTGCACACCGCAGTGGCGCTGTCCCGATCGCGACAGCGAGCGGAGTCAGGCGGTTGCCGGGAAGTCGAACTCGCCGTCCTTGACGCCAGCGACGAACGCGTCCCACTCGGCTCGCGTGTAGACGATGGTCGCCGCGTCGGGTGTCTTGCTGTGCCGCAGCGCCACCCGACCCGAGCCATCAGCGATCGGCCCCGCCTCGACACAGCTCGCGCCGGTGTCGGCGCTGCGGGTGCTGATGTGCCAGGCCACCGGGGGCAGGGTATCGCTCATGCCAACTCCTCCACGATCTTGCTGATCAGCCCGGCCGACTCGCGCGGGTCAAGCGCCGCGTCGCAGGTGCGATGGTACGCCGAGACGAAGCGGTCGGCCTTGGGGGATTCAAAGTACATCTGGCCGGCAAGGCTCTCCAGGTAGCCGACTGCCGGGTAAGGGGTAGGCATCTCGAAGACCCAGAAAGAACCGTCGAGTGCCGGGTGAAGACCAATGTCTCGAGGTAGCACGCGGACCTCGATCTGTGGTTGCCGCGCGAGCTGCAGAATCCGACGAAGCTGATCTTGCATCAGCTTCGGGGTGCCGATCGGTCGGCGTAGCGCGGACTCGTCGATGATCGCGTTGATCTTCGTCTGGCCACGCTCCAGCATCTGCTGCCTGTCCATCCTCAGTGCTATGCCTCGCTGGATGAGGCCCTCTGGTGCCTTCGGTCCTTCGACCTCCCTGATGACCAGTTCTGCATAGTCGCGGAGCTGAAAGAGCCCAGGCATGACCGTCGA
This window harbors:
- a CDS encoding prolyl oligopeptidase family serine peptidase, which gives rise to MADNDVAAGGRDPYRWLEEVHGAAALDWVRGHNRATAATWTEAPAFAQLRDQIRQVLDSADKIPDPTWRGGHLYNFWQDAEHPRGTWRRTTLEEYRAPQPRWEVLLDLDALARAEDESWVWKGAYVLRPGYERALISLSRGGSDAAVVREFDLTTREFVADGFTLAEAKSSVCWIDADHIYVGTDFGPGTLTTSGYPRTVRKWRRGTALADAEVVFAGEADDVSVVAVHDPTPGYQRDLAVRRTEFFRNRTFLLRPDGEWELVDVPDDAEIDLHRQWMLIELRSAWQAGDVTYPAGAVLVTPLDEFLAGKRDLTTVFEPTERSAYSYHAWTRNHLLLVSLTDVRSEITVLTPGDDGWQRRTLRDAGGFDHTDVADTEPDLGDEFLLHTAGFTRPPTLLHGSVDGPTQPLKTGPAFFDADQMTVRQFFAVSADGTEVPYFLVTPEETADPGPAAGLTLMTGYGGFEIAWTPAYSGVIGTGWLARGGSFVVANIRGGGEYGPRWHAAALRENRPRAYEDFAAVATDLVARGLTTPEQLGIYGGSNGGLLMGVMLTRYPELFGAVVGQVPLLDMRRYHKLLAGASWMAEYGDPDDPADWAFIREYSPYQNIARGRAYPPSLFLTSTRDDRVHPGHARKMVARLQEYGHDVTYHENVEGGHSAAADNAQQAFKWALLLEFVWRTLTDQRPPQAS
- a CDS encoding DUF559 domain-containing protein, which codes for MSRRAHVPPQFRFAPFRGSKAIADGLLTQRMLSGPTWRRMFQDVYLHAAVADNADHRHWCEAAALWLPPGGAIAGLSAAYLWGVDLLPRAAPVTVAVPSGSKCREPDRMLVQRVRLPAEDLTRFGGLPVTTGLRTAFDLGRQSSRVDALIAVDALLHRRVVKLAALAALGEARPGWSGARLLREVLTLTEPLTESPMETRLRLLLHDAGLPRPVAQYEVVDSLGRLVARVDFAYPQWRIGLEYEGDHHRERAQYQQDVARFNALRDRGWLVLRFTADDVLRHPDRTVRQVTSAALRRQGPSEAEGTIPRIR
- a CDS encoding DUF397 domain-containing protein; amino-acid sequence: MSDTLPPVAWHISTRSADTGASCVEAGPIADGSGRVALRHSKTPDAATIVYTRAEWDAFVAGVKDGEFDFPATA
- a CDS encoding helix-turn-helix domain-containing protein, whose translation is MPHKPFIRTLRAQWLGQQLRQIREQRGMTLKLVATHLNRDMSALGRYERADWPIRREDVVALLDLYGFHRADERAHLLSLAEEVWRTDRWNDAYDNVIDSSFIDFPWLESRADRICSYHSTVMPGLFQLRDYAELVIREVEGPKAPEGLIQRGIALRMDRQQMLERGQTKINAIIDESALRRPIGTPKLMQDQLRRILQLARQPQIEVRVLPRDIGLHPALDGSFWVFEMPTPYPAVGYLESLAGQMYFESPKADRFVSAYHRTCDAALDPRESAGLISKIVEELA